The following is a genomic window from Streptomyces chrestomyceticus JCM 4735.
CATCAACCTCGCCGGCATCAAGCGCATCATCGAGCTGGAGAACCAGGTCACGGCCCTGCGGCAGCGGGTCGCCGAGCTCCAGCACGCGGTCGAGGGCGCGGCCGCCACCATCCAGCAGCGGGAGGCGGCGGTGCACGCCTCGTACCGTCGCGACCTGGTGCCGTATCAGGACGTGCAGCAGGCCGGCGCGCTGGTCGTGTGGCGTCCGAAGAAGCGGTCCGAGTAGGCCGCGGGCCGTCGAGGTCGGCGATGCGGGGCCGGGGTGCACAGCGCACCCCGGCCCCGCCGCCGTTCCGGCAGCCGGTTCAGCAGCCGTGGTAACCGGCCGTCGGCATGGACAGCCGGCGGTGCACGTGGGACCGCATCGCGGTGGTGTAGACCGGCTCGTCGTAGTCGGCGGTCTCCAGCCGTACGCCGGCGGCGGCGCACCGCGCGGAGAACTCGTCGGCCGAGGCGATCGCGTTCTCCAGCGTGCGGCGGTTGGGGGCGATGAACACGTCGACCAGTCCGGCCGCCACGTCCTGCCACAGCGTGGTGTGGTCGGCGCGGAGCCGGTGCACGCTCAGCCGGCAGGTCAGCTCGTAGTCGCGGGCCCGGGCCCACTGCGCGCACATGGCGTGCTGGCCGTGGTCGTCCACCAGGAAGGGGGCGTCGTCCAGCCCCGACAGCGGCATCAGGCAGGCGATCGCCGTCACTCGGACCGAGTTCATCGCGCCCCCGGGGACGTGGCGAGTGTGGGGGCGACGATACCGCCGTGGGCCGGGTGCGGTGCGGGGGCGGTGCCGGGCGGCGGGGCAGGTCCGCACGCATGGCGGACGTCCGGCCGTCGCCCGGTGGTCCCTGGCGGCCGTACGCCCGGCGGTCCCTCGCGCCGGCTTGCTACGCCCGGCCCAGTGCCTTGTTGACGGTGATCTCGATCATCACCCGGTCCGGCTTGGGGGTGGGGGTGCGCCCGTACCGCTCGGCGTAGCGCCGTACCGCGTCCGCCACCACGTCCGCGTCCGTACGGATCCGGGCGACGCCCTCCAGGGTGGCCCACCGCCGGCCGCTCATCTGGCACACCGCGACCCGGGCGCCGTCCGGGCCGCCGGCGAGGACATGGCCGACCTTGCTGCTGTCCTTGCGGGTGATCACGCGGGCGATGCGCTGGTTCGCGTCGAAGGTGACACCGACCGGGACGACGTGCGGTGTGCCGTCGGGGCGCAGGGTGGTCAGCGTGCACAGGAGGTGCTCGCTCCAGAAGGCGAGGTACTCGGGGCTGAGGTCGTCCAGGTCGTGGGCCATGACCGGAAGAGTAATTGGGGATCCTGTGGGGCCGCCGTGCGGAGGGTCTGCAAAGGGACAGCGCAGGGAACGTGGAGGAGGCGTGAAGAGGGTGGGCCGTCGCCGTACGGGCCCGGGGAAGTGCGCCTGACTTCGGCAGGTTCCGCCGCGCCGGTGGCATGGTCCGGGCCGTCCGGTGCACCCGGAGAAGGACCGGAAAGCCGAAAGATGCCGGAAAGGTGCCGGGAAGATGCCCGGTGCGGTCCCCGGAACGGCGTTGAGTGGAATAGACTCAACTTATCGGACGTTGAGCTGAGCAGGTTTCCCTGCCGGACCACGGCACCGATCACGCACCGAGCCCAAGGAGGAGCGCGCGAGTGGACGCCGAGCTGACCAACAAGAGCCGTGAGGCGCTGAGCGCCGCCAACGAGCGGGCGGTGACGGCGGGACACGCGGACATGACCCCCGTGCACCTGCTGCTCGCCCTCCTCGCCGGCGCGGACAACGAGAACATCACCGACCTGCTGGCCGCCGTCGGCGCGGACGCCGTCGCGCTGCGCTCCGGCGCCGAGCGCCAGTTGGCCGCCCTGCCCAGCGTGCAGGGCTCCACGGTCGCCCCGCCGCAGCCGGACCGCGACACGCTGGCCGTCATCGCCGACGCCGCGCAGCGCGCGAAGGAGCTCGGCGACGACTTCATCTCCACCGAGCACCTGCTCATCGGCATCGCCGCCAAGGGCGGCCGCACCGGCGAACTGCTGGAGCAGCAGGGTGCCTCGGCCAAGAAGCTGCTGAGCGCCTTCGAGGACAACCGGGGCGGCCGGCGGGTCACCAACCCGGACCCGGAGGGCACGTACAAGGCGCTGGAGAAGTTCGGTACGGACTTCACGGCGGCCGCCCGCGACGGCAAGCTGGACCCGGTCATCGGCCGTGACCAGGAGATCCGCCGTGTGGTGCAGGTGCTCTCGCGGCGTACGAAGAACAACCCGGTGCTCATCGGCGAGCCCGGCGTCGGCAAGACCGCCGTCGTCGAGGGCCTGGCGCAGCGGATAGTGAAGGGCGACGTCCCCGAGTCGCTGCGGGACAAGCGGCTGGTGGCGCTGGACCTGGGCGCGATGGTCGCGGGCGCGAAGTACCGCGGCGAGTTCGAGGAGCGCCTCAAGACCGTACTGGCGGAGATCAAGTCCAGCGACGGCCAGATCATCACGTTCATCGACGAGCTGCACACGGTCGTCGGCGCCGGGGCCGGCGGCGACTCCGCCATGGACGCGGGCAACATGCTCAAGCCCATGCTGGCCCGCGGCGAGCTGCGGATGGTCGGCGCGACGACCCTGGACGAGTACCGCGAGCGCATCGAGAAGGACCCGGCGCTGGAGCGCCGCTTCCAGCAGGTGCTGGTCGCCGAGCCGACCGTCGAGGACACGGTCGCGATCCTGCGCGGTCTCAAGGGCCGCTACGAGGCCCACCACAAGGTGCAGATCGCGGACTCCGCGCTGGTCGCCGCCGCCACCCTCTCCGACCGCTACATCACCTCCCGCTTCCTGCCGGACAAGGCCATCGACCTCGTCGACGAGGCGGCCTCCCGCCTCCGGATGGAGATCGACTCCTCGCCCGTGGAGATCGACGAACTCCAGCGCTCCGTCGACCGGCTGCGCATGGAGGAGCTGGCGCTCAAGAACGAGACCGACGCCGGCTCCGTCCAGCGGCTGGAGAAGCTGCGCAAGGACCTCGCCGACAAGGAGGAGGAGCTGCGCGGCCTGACCGCCCGCTGGGAGAAGGAGAAGCAGGGCCTCAACCGCCTCGGCGAGCTGAAGGAGCGCCTGGACGAACTGCGCGGCCAGGCCGAGCGCGCCCAGCGCGACGGCGACTTCGACACCGCCTCCAAGCTGCTGTACGGGGAGATCCCGGGCCTGGAGCGGGAGCTGGAGGAGGCCGCGGCGGCCGAGGCCGAGCAGGAGGCGTCCCAGGACGCCAAGTCCTCCATGGTCAAGGAGGAGGTCGGCCCGGACGACATCGCGGACGTGGTCGGCTCCTGGACCGGCATCCCGGCCGGGCGCCTGCTGGAGGGCGAGACGCAGAAGCTGCTCCGCATGGAGGACGAGCTGGGCAAGCGGCTGATCGGCCAGACCGAGGCCGTACGGGCCGTCTCGGACGCGGTGCGCCGCACCCGCGCCGGCATCGCCGACCCGGACCGTCCCACCGGCTCGTTCCTCTTCCTCGGCCCGACCGGTGTCGGCAAGACCGAGCTGGCCAAGGCGCTCGCCGACTTCCTCTTCGACGACGAGCGGGCGATGGTCCGTATCGACATGAGCGAGTACGGCGAGAAGCACAGCGTGGCCCGGCTGGTCGGCGCCCCGCCCGGCTACGTCGGCTACGAGGAGGGCGGCCAGCTCACCGAGGCGGTCCGCCGCCGCCCGTACAGCGTCGTCCTGCTGGACGAGGTGGAGAAGGCGCACCACGAGGTCTTCGACGTGCTGCTCCAGGTGCTGGACGACGGGCGACTCACCGACGGCCAGGGCCGCACGGTGGACTTCCGCAACACGATCCTGATCCTGACCTCCAACCTGGGCTCGAACTTCCTGATGGACCCGCTCCTCAAGGAGGACCAGAAGAAGGAGAAGGTCCTGGAGACGGTACGGACCTCGTTCCGGCCCGAGTTCCTCAACCGGCTGGACGACCTGGTGGTCTTCCACCCGCTCGGCACCGACCAGCTCCAGCGGATCGCGGGCATCCAGCTCGCCCACCTGCAGCGCCGGCTCGCCGACCGGAGGCTGACGCTGGACGTCACCGAGCGCGCCCTGACCTGGCTGGCCTTCCTCGGCCAGGAGCCGGTCGTGGACCAGCCGCAGGCCGCCCCGGACCTCTCCTACGGCGCCCGCCCGCTGCGCCGCCTGGTCCAGACGGCCATCGGCGACCAGCTCGCCAAGGCGATCCTGGCGGGCGACGTGCTGGACGGCGACACCGTACGGGTGGATGTCGCCGAGGACGGCAGGTCGCTGGTGGTCGCTCCCGTACGGTGAGGCGCACCGGACCACCACATCCGGACCGCTGACCTCCGGCCGTCGCACGAGGCGTCCCGCCGCCTCTCCCCCCGGGTTTTGCGCCCGCAGCGGAGAGTGGGCGGCGGGCTTGCCATGACAGGGCCGGGATGGGAGAGGATGGCGGGGACCATACGAAGGGAATTCCACGGTGAGCATCGACCCGTCCTCGATCCCGAATTTCGGGGGCCAGCCCGAACCGCAGCCGTCGGGGCCTGATGGTCCCGTCCTGCCCGACCAGGACCTGGTCAAGCAGCTCCTCGACCAGATGGAGCTGAAGTACGTAGTCGACGACGAGGGTGACCTCGCCGCCCCGTGGGAGCAGTTCCGCACGTACTTCATGTTCCGCGGCGAGGAGGAGCAGCAGATCTTCTCCGTCCGTACGTTCTACGACCGCCCGCACGGCATCGACGACAAGCCGAAGCTGCTGGAGGCGCTCGACGACTGGAACCGCCGGACGCTGTGGCCCAAGGCGTACACCCACACCCACGACGACGGCACGGTCCGTCTGATCGGCGAGGCGTCGATGCTGATCGGCACCGGCGTGGCCCTGGAGCACTTTGTCTCCAGCACGGTCAGTTGGGTCCGCGCGTCGATCGAGTTCGACAAGTGGATCGTCGAGCAGCTCGGCCTGGAGGCCGACGCCGAGGGTGAAGGCGACGAGAAGCCGGGTGACGCGGAGGCGTGAGCCTTCCCGTGACCAGGTGACCGGCGGGCCCCGGAGCGATCTGCTCCGGGGCCCGCCGCCGTGTGCGGCCGGTCCCGGTTCACAGCGGCAGCGGCGCCAAGGCCAGCAGGTACACGCCGTAGCCGAGGGAGAGTACGGCCAGTGAGCCGGTCGCCAGGACGACGGACCGCGGCCGGGCGCGGGCCAGCGCGACCGCCGCCGGTACGAGCAGCGGGAAGGCCGGCAGCAGGAACCGCGGCTTGGAGGGGAAGTAGCCGGTGCCGCCCAGCGCCATGACGACCAGGACCGCCGTGTAGGCGAGCAGCGGCAGGGGCGGCCGGTCCAGCACCAGCAGGACGAGGAGCAGGACCGCCACGGCGACGACCGCGGCGGCCAGGTGCTGCACCAGCGGCTCGTTGTGCAGGAACAGCCGCTTCACGGACCGCAGGGTGTCCCGTCCGAAGTCGAACCGCGAGCCCCAGATCTCCTGCACCCGGAAGTAGCCGCGCGGCCCGGCGCCGGTGCGCGCCCCCACCCACAGGACGTAGCCGAGCCAGCCGGCGGGGGCGATCAGGGCGGCGGCCCAGTAGGGCCAGAGGGGGCGTGCGCGGCACAGTACGGGGCGCTCCGGGTCGCACCCGCGCCGCCAGGTACGTCCGGCCGCCGTCATCCTGACCGCCGCCGCGACCATGACCGCCGCGGCCACCGCGAGCCCGTTCGGCCGCGCCAGCCCGGCCAGGACCGCCAGCGCGCCGGCCCACAGCGGGCGGTCGGTGAGCAGGGCGTACAGCGCCCACGCGGCCAGCGCGGTGAGCAGCGGCTCCGTATAGCTCAGCGACTCGATGACGGCGTGCGGCAGCAGCGCCCACAGCACCACCAGGAACGTCCCGGCCCGCCGCCCGTACAGATGCGCGCCGACCGCGAAGGTCCCCCAGGCCGCCACGGCCGAGGCCGTCCACGCGAGCAGCAGCCCGGCGTTGAGCGCACCCACCGGCAGGACGGCGGACACGCCGCGGATCAGCCCCGGGTAGAGGGGGAAGAAGGCCAGGTCGGCGAGGTGGTCCGGCGGCCACATGTGGTGGGGCGCCGGGGAGCCGTAGCCGTACCGGGCCACGCCCAGGTACCAGTTGGAGTCCCAGGTGGCGCCCAGCAGATTCCGCGGATGACGGCCGGTGTGCCACGCCCACAGCGCCGCGCACAGGACCCCCGCGCAGCGAACGGCCGCGAACAGCGCGAGAGCGGGCGCCGCACGGCGCAGCGCCGCCCGGACGTGGACGCGTACGGAACCGGGCCGTTGCGCTGCGGCGGCCGCGGTGTCGACGGTCTCGGCGGCCACGGAACACCTCCGGTACGCGACGGTCACCCACCGGGTCCCGCGCGCCCGGCACACTCCGGCATTACGACTCTCGGGGGCGTCTGTCCGTCCCGCTACCTCTGGTGGCTGGGGGTAGGCCGGGTGGGTGGTGTGGAGGGGGCCGGGGCCTGGATGCCGTCAGAGGGCGCGGAGGCGGTCGACCGCTTCTTGAAGGACCTTCTCCTGCTTGCAGAAGGCGAAGCGGACGTACGGTGCGCCCTGGTCCTGGTGGTCGTAGAAGACGGCGTTGGGGATGGCCACGACGCCGGCGCGTTCCGGGAGAGCGCGGCAGAAGGCGAAGCCGTCCTCTTCGCCGAGGGGGCGGATGTCGGTGGTGACGAAGTACGTGCCGGACGGGCGGAAGACGCGGAACCCGGCGGCGGCGAGGCCGTCGGCCAGGAGGTCGCGCTTGGTCCGCAGGTCGTCGCGCAGGCCGGTGTAGTAGCTGTCGGGCAGGGCCAGCGCCTCGGCGACCGCGTACTGGAACGGGCCGGCGGAGACGTACGTGAGGAACTGCTTGGCGGAGCGGACGGCGCCGACCAGCTCCGGGCTCGCGGTGACCCAGCCGACCTTCCAGCCGGTGAAGGAGAAGGTCTTGCCGGCCGAGCCGATGGTGACGGTGCGCTCGCGCATGCCGGGGAAGGACGCCAGCGGGAGGTGTTCGCCCTCGAAGACGAGGTGCTCGTACACCTCGTCGGTGATCACGAGGAGGTCGCGTTCGCAGGCGAGGCGGGCGATCTCGGTCAGTTCGGCGCGGTCGAGGACGGTTCCGGTGGGGTTGTGGGGGGTGTTGAGGAGGATGAGGCGGGTGCGGTCGGTGATGGCGTCCCGCAGCTCGTCCAGGTCGAGGGAGTACGTACCGTCCTCGGCGGACGGGCGCAGCGTCACCGGGACGCGGGTGCCGCCCGCCATCGCGATGCACGCGGCGTAGGAGTCGTAGTACGGCTCCAGCGCGATCACCTCGTCGCCGGGCTCCAGCAGGGCGAGCAGCGAGGCGGCGATCGCCTCGGTGGCCCCGGCGGTCACCAGGACCTCGGTGTCCGGGTCGTACGCGACGCCGAGGTGGCCGTAGAAGCGGTGCTGGTGCGCGGCGACGGCGGCGCGCAGTTCGGGGACGCCGGGGCCCGGCGGGTACTGGTTGCCGCGACCGTCGCGCAGTGCGCGGACCGCCGCCTCCCTGACCTTCTCCGGCCCGTCGGTGTCGGGAAAGCCCTGTCCCAGGTTGATCGATCCGGTGCGCAGGGCGAGTGCGGACATCTCGGCGAAGATCGTCGTACCGAACTCGGCGAGGCGGCGGTTGAGCAGCGGTCGTGACATGTCCGCCATCCTCCGCCGAACCTCTGGACTTCCTCAACTGTGCTTTGCGGCCGCCGGGGTCCGGGCATGACCCCCGCACCGATGACACGGCGCGGAACCGGACGGCCCGAAAGAGGACGCCGGATCCGGAGTGGATCAGCGTGGACCGGAGAGGGATCAAGGACACGGACGACCCGTAGGACACCTACGACGGCGCTCCGACCGGGCCGGGGACACGGCGGCGGGCGGAGCGGGTGCCTCGCTTCGGGGGACGGAAAGGAGTGTGGGGCGACGATGGGTTTTGTGGTCTTCCTCGTGATCTGTGTGGTGGTCGCGGCCCTGGTGGTCACGGCGGCGCAGAGCCGCGACGGCGGTGGCCGCCGCAGCCTCGGCAAGCGCGGGCGGGACGGCACCGGCTGGTGGGTGGCCGGTGACCCGGGCGTGGGCGGCGGGCACCACCACGGGCACTCCTGCGGCGGTTCGATGTCGTGCGGCGGCGGTGGGGGCGGTGGGCACCACTCGTCGTCCTGCGGGGGTGGCGGGGGCTGCGGCGGGGGCAGTTCCTGAGGGGCGGCGGCGCAGGCTTCGGGGTACGTCGACGGCAGCTCCCGAGGGGCGGTCGGAAACGGGTTCCGGGGCAGTCGCCGACGCGTGGCTGCCCCGTACACATGCAGGGGGCCCATGCAGGTCCGCATATGCGCCCAGCAGGGTCAACGGGCCCTGGGGAGTGGGATGTTGAACAACTGAACTGAGTGGCCCTCTGAGGGATGGAAACCCGGCGAAGATGGGTAAAAACGCTGTGGGCCCCGCTCGTTTCATGATTCCCTCTCCCTAGAGAATCCCAGTTCTCGGACCCCACGTGGGCACGAGCCGGCAGACAGTCGTAACCCTGATCCCGTCTCCGGGGCAGGCCGGCCCACCATCCACTGCGTGCTTGCGGAGCCGACCCATGCTCACGACCCTGAAAACGGCCTACACCGATACCCGCGCATCCGACCTCGCCTGGGCACTCGGCCGGGAGCCGCTGCCGGCCCTTGCCGTGCTCGACCTCCAACTCGCGGACGCCCACGTACAGTTGAGACTGCTCGGAGCCTCGCACCAGGTGCTCCTGGAGGAGGAGCGCGGCACCTGCTCCGAAACCGTCGCCTGCATACCCGGCAGCAGCACCCCGCTGCCGCTGGGCGTGGCGAAACGCATCGGCGACTGGGAGTACGAATTCGCCGCCCATGTCGAGACGCTCTCCCGGGGCTCGTTCGCCGGGCGCGCCCAGGAGCTGCTGGCCCTGGTCGCCGAACACCCTCTCGGCCTTGCCGGAACGTTCCCGGGCTCGCCGCACGCGTTCACCGCGATGCTGGCCCAGCGCGAGGACGGCCAGGTGCGCTGGCGTACCTGGCACGCCTACCCGCAGGAGGGGCGGCTGGTCGCGACGCGTACGCGGGTCGGGGTCCGGGTGGCGGCGGCCATCTGAGCGGCGATTCCCGCGGGCGCTTCTACCGGCTCGCGGGCCGGGCCGGGTGTGCGTCGCGCTCCAAGTCGCCCGTGTGGGACGCGCACTACGCTCGTGTGGGTGACATAGGGCCACTCGGTCGTCACGTAGCGTTGCACGACATGATCGACCCGCCTGATCCAGTCCACCGCGGTTCCCCCGAGCCGCCCGAGGCGGGGAGTCCGGCGCGGCTGCCCGTACCCGCCGGACTCGGCCGGCTGCTCGTGCTGGCCACCGTCTTCGTCTGCGCCGCCTGCGGCCTGGTCTACGAACTCGAAATGGTCGCCCTCGCCTCCTACCTGACCGGCGACTCGGTCACCCAGGCATCCGTCGTGCTGTCCGTCATGGTCTTCGCCATGGGCATCGGCTCGCTGCTCGCCAAACGGCTCCGCTGCCGGGCGGCCGTCGGCTTCGGCGCGCTGGAGGCGGTCCTCGCCCTCGTCGGCGGCTTCTCCGCGATGGCGCTCTACGCCTGCTACGCCTGGTTCGGCCAGTCCCGCTCCGTCCTGGTCGCCTTCTCGCTGGCCATGGGCATGCTCATCGGCGCCGAGGTACCGCTGCTGATGACGCTCATCCAGCGGGTCCGCCGCCAGGACGCGGGGGGTGCGGTGGCGGACCTCTTCGCGGCCGACTACGTGGGCGCCCTGGTCGGCGGACTCGCCTTCCCCTTCCTGTTGCTGCCGGGGCTGGGCCAGATCTCCGGCGCCCTGCTCACCGGTTCGGTCAACGCGGTGGCCGGCGGCGGGCTGGTGCTCTGGCTCTTCCGCAGCGACCTGTCCGTACGGGCCCGCTGGGCTCTGATCGCCGCGAACGTGCTGGTGCTGGCGCTGCTCGCCGCCGGGACGGTCCTGGTGCCGCCCTTCGAGCGGGCCGCGCGGGACGCGGTGTACGGGTCGGCGGCGCGGGTCGCGGTCCGTACCGGCATCCAGGAAGTCGTGATCACGGGCGGTACGGACCCGGACGCCGCGGACCCGGACACCACGCGCCGGGCCGGGACCGCGGACCAGCACCTCGACCGGGCCGGCCGCCACGGGGCAGCAGGCCCCGCACCGGACTCGGCGAAGAACGGTGCCGGAGCCGGCGGCCCACTCGGCCTCTACCTGGACGGCCGCCTGCGGGCCGGCGCGGAGGACGACCACCCGTACCACGAAGGGCTGGTGCACCCGGCCATGGCGGGCGGACCGCACCGCCGGGTCCTGGTGCTCGGCGGCGGCGACGGCCTCGCCGCCCGCGAGGTCCTGCGCTACCCCGGCGTCACGGCCGTGACCGTCGTCGAACTCGATCCGGACCTGGCCCGCCTGGCCCGTACGGACCCGGGCCTGTCCGCGCTCAACGGGCACGCGCTGGACGACCCGAGGGTCCGCGTGGTCACGGGCGACGTGTTCGAGTGGCTGCGGCAGGGCGGCGCGGCGGCCCGGAACGGCGGTCCGTACGACGTCGTGATCGCCGACCTGCCCGACCCGGGCAGCACGGCCAGCACCAAGCTCTACTCGCAGGAGTTCTACGGCCTCGCGTCCCGCGCGCTGGCCCGGGGCGGCCGGCTGGCGGTGCACGCCGGAGAGCCCACGTCCCGGCCCCGGACGTTCTGGACGGTCGACGCGACCGTACGGGCCGCGGGCCTGAGCACCGCCCCGTACCGCATCCCCGGCCGGACCGTCCCCCGGACCCCGCCTCGCACCGGCGCGCCGGAACGCTCCTGCGGAACGGGCCACCCCACCGGCCACCGCCGCGCCTGCGGCTGGGGCTTCCTCCTCGCGGCCCACCGCACCCCCGCCTGACCCTCGCCCCGGACGCCCCCGTCCTGCGCTCCCTGACGCCCGCCGCCCTCCGGTCCGCTGCCCGCTCCCTCGCCCCCACCCGCGTGCCCGGCCTCCCGCCGTCAACGCTGATGCACCCACGCCACCTGGACTGACCGGGCCGAACGGGACCGGCCCCCGCCCGGCCCGCCGGCGCTCCACCGGCCCGACGCCGACGCCCGGCGCGGCGATCCGCCCCAGCCCCGCTCCCCGTTCGGCCACGGGAGAAAATTGGTGCCGGACCGGGCACGTGTGCCGGGAGGGCTGGGTAGGCTCCCATGCCATGGAGCACGAGGTGTACGTTCCGTTTCCCGTCGAGACCGTGCGGCAGGCGCTGGCCGAGCCGGAGCGCGTGGCGCGCTGCATTCCCGGGTGCCAACTCGACGCCGACGCGGACCCCGGCACCCCCGGCGGGCGGCTGCGGCTGCGCATCGGGAGTTCCACCATCACCTACCGCGGCACCCTCACCGTCACCCTGCGCGGCGCCGACACCGTCCTGGTCGAGGCGAGCGGCATGGAGTCGCGGGGCGACGGCTCCGCCGAGCTGTCCCTCACCGTGCGGCTCGCCGCCGGGCCCGACGACTCCGCCACCACGGTCCTGAGCTGCGCCGGTACGGTCACCAGCACCGGCCGCCTCGCGGAAGCCACCGCTCAGGCGGCCGAGTCCGCCGGACGCCGGGTCCTGGACCGCTTCGCCGCCAACCTCGCGGCGGACCTCACCGATACCCCGCCGGACACCCAGGACAGCGGCACGCCCGCCACCGCGGCCCTCTTCGACACCGAGGTCCCGCCGCCGTCCCTCGACCCGCTCACCGACACCGACGACCAGGACGGCACACCGCCCGCCGAGGCCGCGCACGCACGGCGCACGATGATCGGGCGGAGCGCCGAGGAGGTCGACCACGCACCGCCGCGCGGCCGGTACGCGCCGGTCCCCGCCCCCCAGTCGGCGACGACCTCCGCCACCCTGCGCTGGGCGGCACCGGCCGCGGCCCTCGCCCTCGCGTCGGCCGTCGTGGTGGGCCGGGTGCTGCGGCGACGCCGCTGAGCCGTGGCGCGCGCCCGCCGTACCGTGTCGGCTCCCCGCCTCCCCGTTAGGGTCGGACCGTGAGTGACAACGACACGCGAAACGTCGCGCAGGGACAGGTACGGCTGGCCGCGGGCGACACCGAAGTGACCGTGGACCCGGCCAACGGCTGCCGGCTCGCGAGCCTGCGCATCGGGGGTACGGAACTGCTGCGGCAGGGCGCCAAGTACGGCTCCTTCCCGATGGTGCCGTGGTGCGGCCGCATCGAGAACGGGCGCTTCCGCAACGGCGGCGAAGTGCACCAGATGCCGGTCAACTCCCCGCCGCACGCGATCCACGGCACCGGCCGCAACGTCGCCTGGAAGACGGCCCGCGCGGACGACACCAGCGCCGCGTTCACCTACGAACTGCTCGACCCGGACGCCGCCCCCTGGCCGTACCCGGGCCGGGTCACCCAGGTGGTCGAGCTGGCCGAGGACGGCAGCTCCCTCACCCTGACCATGGGCGTCGAGGCGAGCGGCGACTCCTTCCCCGCCCAGGCAGGCTGGCACCCGTGGTTCCTGCGCCGCCTGGACGGGGGCGGCGAGGACGTGAAGATCGACTTCACCGCCGCGTGGCAGGAGGAGCGGGGCGACGACCACCTGCCCACCGGACGGCGCATCGACCCGCGGCCCGGCCCCTGGGACGACTGCTTCGGCATGCCGGACGGCGTGGACGTCGCCCTCACCTGGCCGGGCCGGCTGGAGCTGAAGGTCACCAGCGGCGCGGAGTGGGTGGTGGTCTACGACGAGCAGGACGAGGCGGTCTGCGTGGAGCCGCAGTCCGGCCCGCCCAACGGCCTCAACACGCTGCCGCGCCTGGTCACGCCCATCGACCCGCTGGAGATCTCGACCACCTGGACCTGGCGCACCCTGAGCTGACCCGGCCTGACCCACCCGCCGACCGGCGTCCGGCCGGGCCCCGGCACACGCTCTAAGCTCGTGCGCATGACTGACGACGTACGCGGCGATCTGCTGCAGCAGATCAAGGACAAGGCCGTGGTGCACGGCAAGGTGACGCTCTCCTCCGGCAAGGAGGCCGATTACTACATCGACCTGCGCCGGATCACCCTCGACGGAGCGGCCGCGCCCCTCGTCGGGCGGCTGATGCTGGACATCACCGCCGACCTGGACTACGACGCGGTCGGCGGGCTCACGCTCGGTGCCGACCCGGTCGCGGCCTCGATGCTGCACGCCGCCGCGGCGCGCGGTCGCCGGCTGGACGCGTTCGTCGTCCGCAAGGCGCAGAAGACGCACGGCATGCAGCGGCGGATCGAGGGCCCGGACATCAAGGGCCGCCGGGTCCTGGTCGTCGAGGACACCTCCACCACCGGCGGCTCGCCGCTGACCGCCGTCGAGGCGGCGCGCGAGGCGGGCGCGGAGGTGGTCGCGGTCGCCACGATCGTGGACCGCGGGGCGGAGTCGGCCATCGCCGACGCGGGTCTGCCGTACATCACCGGCTACCGGCTGGGAGACCTCGGCCTCGCCTGAGCCCTCGCCGGTCTCCTGGCTCTGACCAGCGCTTATCGCAAACGGGTGGTTGGTTTCACGTGAAACCGGCCACCCCTTTGTGTGCCGGTGGCGTGTACGGGATGTGGAGCAAACCGCCGAGTCTGGGAAGATGAGCTACGGCGATGTCGTCGCCCCCTGGTCAGGGCCAAGAACGCACACCCGCACATCACAAGGAGCGGACAGATGCCCATCGCAACTCCCGAGGTCTACAACGAGATGCTGGATCGGGCGAAGGCAGGCAAGTTCGCCTACCCGGCCATCAACGTGACCTCGACGCAGACTCTGCACGCAGCGCTGCGTGGTTTCGCCGAGGCCGAGAGCGACGGCATCGTCCAGATTTCCACCGGTGGTGCGGAGTTCCTGGGCGGCCAGCACAACAAGGACATGGTGACCGGCGCGGTCGCGCTGGCGGAGTT
Proteins encoded in this region:
- a CDS encoding DUF2617 family protein — protein: MLTTLKTAYTDTRASDLAWALGREPLPALAVLDLQLADAHVQLRLLGASHQVLLEEERGTCSETVACIPGSSTPLPLGVAKRIGDWEYEFAAHVETLSRGSFAGRAQELLALVAEHPLGLAGTFPGSPHAFTAMLAQREDGQVRWRTWHAYPQEGRLVATRTRVGVRVAAAI
- a CDS encoding spermidine synthase, translating into MIDPPDPVHRGSPEPPEAGSPARLPVPAGLGRLLVLATVFVCAACGLVYELEMVALASYLTGDSVTQASVVLSVMVFAMGIGSLLAKRLRCRAAVGFGALEAVLALVGGFSAMALYACYAWFGQSRSVLVAFSLAMGMLIGAEVPLLMTLIQRVRRQDAGGAVADLFAADYVGALVGGLAFPFLLLPGLGQISGALLTGSVNAVAGGGLVLWLFRSDLSVRARWALIAANVLVLALLAAGTVLVPPFERAARDAVYGSAARVAVRTGIQEVVITGGTDPDAADPDTTRRAGTADQHLDRAGRHGAAGPAPDSAKNGAGAGGPLGLYLDGRLRAGAEDDHPYHEGLVHPAMAGGPHRRVLVLGGGDGLAAREVLRYPGVTAVTVVELDPDLARLARTDPGLSALNGHALDDPRVRVVTGDVFEWLRQGGAAARNGGPYDVVIADLPDPGSTASTKLYSQEFYGLASRALARGGRLAVHAGEPTSRPRTFWTVDATVRAAGLSTAPYRIPGRTVPRTPPRTGAPERSCGTGHPTGHRRACGWGFLLAAHRTPA
- a CDS encoding SRPBCC domain-containing protein, which produces MEHEVYVPFPVETVRQALAEPERVARCIPGCQLDADADPGTPGGRLRLRIGSSTITYRGTLTVTLRGADTVLVEASGMESRGDGSAELSLTVRLAAGPDDSATTVLSCAGTVTSTGRLAEATAQAAESAGRRVLDRFAANLAADLTDTPPDTQDSGTPATAALFDTEVPPPSLDPLTDTDDQDGTPPAEAAHARRTMIGRSAEEVDHAPPRGRYAPVPAPQSATTSATLRWAAPAAALALASAVVVGRVLRRRR
- a CDS encoding aldose 1-epimerase, with translation MSDNDTRNVAQGQVRLAAGDTEVTVDPANGCRLASLRIGGTELLRQGAKYGSFPMVPWCGRIENGRFRNGGEVHQMPVNSPPHAIHGTGRNVAWKTARADDTSAAFTYELLDPDAAPWPYPGRVTQVVELAEDGSSLTLTMGVEASGDSFPAQAGWHPWFLRRLDGGGEDVKIDFTAAWQEERGDDHLPTGRRIDPRPGPWDDCFGMPDGVDVALTWPGRLELKVTSGAEWVVVYDEQDEAVCVEPQSGPPNGLNTLPRLVTPIDPLEISTTWTWRTLS
- the pyrE gene encoding orotate phosphoribosyltransferase, with protein sequence MTDDVRGDLLQQIKDKAVVHGKVTLSSGKEADYYIDLRRITLDGAAAPLVGRLMLDITADLDYDAVGGLTLGADPVAASMLHAAAARGRRLDAFVVRKAQKTHGMQRRIEGPDIKGRRVLVVEDTSTTGGSPLTAVEAAREAGAEVVAVATIVDRGAESAIADAGLPYITGYRLGDLGLA